The Tachyglossus aculeatus isolate mTacAcu1 chromosome 22, mTacAcu1.pri, whole genome shotgun sequence genome window below encodes:
- the RAG2 gene encoding V(D)J recombination-activating protein 2, whose amino-acid sequence MVLQMLSVSNNSSLIQPGFSLMNFDGQVFFFGQKGWPKRSCPTGVFLLDIKRNQLKLKPATFSKESCYLPPLRYPATCTLKNSLEPEKIQYIIHGGKTPNNELSNKIYVMAAACKSNKKITFCCTEKELVGDIPEARYGHTIDVVYSRGKSMTVIFGGRSYMPPAQRTTEKWNSVIDCMPHVYLLDFEFGCSTSYVFPELQDGLSFHVSIARNDTVYILGGHTLTNNSRPPNLFRLKVDLPLGSPAVSCTVLSGGLSVSSAIVTQTSSSEFVIVGGYQSDNLKRMACHVITLEDNKFEIQEMETPDWTPDIKHSKVWFGSSMGNGAIFLGIPGDNKQAISDANYFYILKCGQDTKEEDDQVTYTCSQASTEDPGDSTPFEDSEEFCFSTEANSFDVDDIDTYNEDDEEDESETGYWITCCPTCDLDINTWEPFYSTELNKPAMIYCSNGEGHWVHAQCMDLSERMLIQLSEGSTKYFCNEHIEIARGLQTPKKMLPVKKLTMKSLRKKAPVKIMTPMKKSFLRRLFD is encoded by the coding sequence ATGGTGTTGCAGATGTTATCAGTGAGTAACAACTCATCTCTTATTCAGCCTGGCTTCTCTCTAATGAATTTTGATGGCCAGGTTTTTTTCTTTGGCCAGAAGGGATGGCCCAAAAGATCCTGCCCTACAGGAGTTTTCCTCCTTGACATAAAACGCAACCAGCTCAAACTGAAGCCTGCAACCTTCTCAAAAGAGTCCTGCTACCTTCCTCCTCTTCGATATCCAGCTACCTGCACTTTGAAAAATAGCCTCGAGCCTGAAAAGATCCAGTACATCATTCATGGTGGGAAAACTCCTAACAATGAACTTTCCAATAAGATTTATGTGATGGCTGCTGCTTGCAAAAGTAATAAAAAAATTACTTTTTGCTGCACAGAGAAAGAGTTAGTAGGAGACATTCCTGAAGCAAGATATGGCCACACCATTGATGTGGTGTACAGCAGAGGGAAAAGCATGACTGTAATCTTTGGAGGACGGTCATACATGCCTCCTGCTCAGAGAACCACAGAAAAATGGAATAGTGTGATTGACTGCATGCCCCATGTTTACTTGCTGGACTTTGAATTTGGTTGCTCTACATCGTATGTCTTTCCAGAGCTACAGGATGGGCTGTCTTTCCATGTTTCCATTGCCAGAAATGATACTGTCTATATTTTAGGGGGTCATACACTCACCAACAACAGCAGGCCTCCAAACCTGTTCAGGTTGAAAGTTGATCTCCCGTTAGGCAGCCCCGCTGTGAGTTGCACTGTCTTGTCTGGAGGACTCTCGGTTTCTAGTGCCATCGTGACTCAGACGAGCAGCAGTGAGTTTGTCATCGTTGGTGGCTATCAATCTGACAATCTGAAAAGGATGGCCTGCCATGTCATCACATTAGAAGATAACAAGTTCGAGATTCAAGAAATGGAGACCCCAGATTGGACCCCAGACATTAAGCATAGCAAGGTTTGGTTTGGAAGCAGTATGGGAAACGGAGCGATTTTTCTGGGTATTCCAGGGGACAACAAGCAGGCTATTTCAGATGCAAACTATTTCTATATTTTGAAATGTGGTCAAGACACGAAAGAAGAAGATGATCAGGTAACATACACCTGTAGCCAAGCATCGACAGAAGATCCAGGGGACTCCACTCCCTTCGAAGACTCGGAAGAATTTTGCTTCAGTACAGAAGCTAACTCTTTTGatgttgatgatattgacacctataaTGAAGATGACGAAGAGGATGAATCCGAAACAGGGTACTGGATCACATGCTGTCCCACTTGTGATCTTGACATTAACACTTGGGAGCCATTCTATTCAACTGAACTCAACAAACCCGCTATGATTTATTGTTCCAATGGCGAGGGTCACTGGGTCCATGCCCAGTGTATGGACCTGTCAGAGAGAATGCTCATTCAACTTTCAGAAGGAAGCACCAAGTATTTTTGCAATGAGCACATAGAGATAGCTAGGGGTCTGCAAACTCCCAAGAAGATGCTGCCTGTTAAAAAGCTAACAATGAAATCCCTCCGTAAAAAAGCTCCAGTGAAGATTATGACACCAATGAAGAAATCCTTCCTTAGACGGTTATTTGACTAA